One stretch of Musicola paradisiaca NCPPB 2511 DNA includes these proteins:
- the lrp gene encoding leucine-responsive transcriptional regulator Lrp, with protein MVDTKKRPGKDLDRIDRNILNELQKDGRISNVELSKRVGLSPTPCLERVRRLERQGFINGYTALLNPHYLDASLLVFVEITLNRGAPDVFEQFNAAVQKLEEIQECHLVSGDFDYLLKTRVPDMSAYRKLLGETLLRLPGVNDTRTYVVMEEVKQSNRLVIKTR; from the coding sequence ATGGTAGACACGAAGAAACGTCCGGGAAAAGATCTTGACCGCATTGATCGCAATATCCTGAACGAACTGCAAAAAGATGGTCGTATCTCCAACGTGGAGCTCTCCAAACGGGTTGGTCTTTCACCCACCCCGTGTCTGGAGCGTGTTCGTCGACTGGAGCGGCAGGGCTTTATTAATGGTTACACTGCACTGTTGAATCCGCATTATCTGGATGCATCATTGTTGGTGTTTGTGGAAATTACGCTGAACCGCGGCGCACCGGATGTGTTTGAACAGTTCAATGCCGCCGTGCAGAAGCTGGAAGAAATTCAGGAGTGTCATCTGGTTTCCGGTGATTTTGACTATCTGCTCAAAACCCGCGTGCCGGATATGTCAGCTTACCGCAAGTTGCTGGGTGAAACGCTGCTGCGCCTGCCGGGCGTCAACGACACCCGCACCTATGTGGTGATGGAAGAAGTGAAGCAGAGTAACCGGCTGGTGATTAAAACCCGCTGA
- the trxB gene encoding thioredoxin-disulfide reductase has product MSTAKHRKLLILGSGPAGYTAAVYAARANLQPLLITGMEKGGQLTTTTEVENWPGDPNDLTGPLLMERMHDHAVKFNTEIVFDHINRVDLQQRPFRLFGDSDEYTCDALIIATGASARYLGLPSEDAFKGKGVSACATCDGFFYRQQKVAVVGGGNTAVEEALYLSNIAAEVHLIHRRDSFRAEKILIDRLMAKVDSGNIVLHTYRTLDEVIGDDMGVTGVRLRNTQSDATEQLDIAGVFIAIGHSPNTAIFNGQLALENGYIKVQSGTNGNATQTSIPGVFAAGDVMDHNYRQAITSAGTGCMAALDAERYLDSLNDK; this is encoded by the coding sequence ATGAGCACTGCCAAACATCGTAAATTATTGATTCTGGGTTCAGGCCCGGCCGGTTACACCGCCGCGGTCTATGCTGCACGGGCCAATTTACAACCGCTGCTGATCACCGGCATGGAAAAAGGCGGCCAGTTAACCACCACGACCGAAGTCGAAAACTGGCCCGGCGATCCGAACGATCTGACCGGCCCGCTGCTGATGGAACGCATGCATGACCATGCCGTCAAGTTCAATACCGAAATCGTTTTCGACCACATCAACCGCGTCGATCTGCAACAACGCCCATTCCGCCTGTTCGGCGACAGCGATGAATACACCTGCGACGCGCTAATCATCGCAACCGGCGCTTCCGCACGTTATTTAGGGCTTCCCTCTGAAGACGCCTTTAAAGGCAAGGGCGTTTCCGCCTGCGCCACCTGCGACGGTTTCTTCTATCGCCAACAGAAAGTCGCCGTCGTCGGCGGCGGCAATACCGCCGTGGAAGAAGCGTTGTACCTGTCCAACATCGCCGCCGAAGTGCACCTGATTCATCGCCGCGACAGCTTCCGCGCTGAAAAAATTCTGATCGACCGCCTGATGGCGAAAGTCGACAGCGGCAACATCGTACTGCACACCTATCGCACGCTGGATGAAGTGATCGGCGACGACATGGGCGTTACCGGCGTGCGCCTGCGCAATACGCAGAGCGACGCCACCGAACAGTTGGATATCGCCGGTGTCTTCATCGCTATTGGCCACAGCCCGAATACCGCGATCTTCAACGGCCAGTTGGCGCTGGAAAACGGCTACATCAAGGTGCAATCTGGCACCAACGGCAACGCTACCCAGACCAGCATTCCTGGCGTTTTCGCCGCCGGCGACGTCATGGATCACAACTATCGCCAGGCGATTACATCTGCCGGCACCGGTTGTATGGCCGCGTTGGATGCTGAACGCTATCTGGACAGCCTGAACGACAAATAA
- the serS gene encoding serine--tRNA ligase, translated as MLDPNLLRNELDAVAEKLLARRDFKLDVEALRKREERRKVLQVETESLQAERNSRSKDIGSAKARGEDIEPLRREVNTLGERLDAAKVELEQIQSDIQAIALTIPNLPDDCVPLGKDDSENQEVFRWGEPRQFDFPVRDHVDLGELSGGLSMALGVKLTGSRFSVMKGQVARLHRALAQFMLNLHTAEHGYEEAYVPYLVNHATLYGTGQLPKFKEDLFHTRPLEEEAETSSYALIPTAEVPLTNLVRDEILDEESLPIKLTAHTPCFRSEAGSYGRDMRGLIRVHQFDKVEMVQIVRPEDSMQALEELTGHAEKVLQLLQLPYRKVLLCTGDMGFGSCKTYDLEVWLPAQNTYREISSCSNMGDFQARRMQARCRGKGDKKTRLVHTLNGSGLAVGRALVAVLENYQQADGRIEVPEVLRPYMGGLEIIG; from the coding sequence ATGCTCGATCCCAATTTGCTGCGTAATGAGCTAGACGCAGTTGCTGAAAAATTACTGGCTCGCAGAGATTTTAAACTGGATGTGGAAGCGCTGCGTAAACGGGAAGAACGCCGCAAAGTGCTTCAGGTCGAAACAGAAAGCTTGCAGGCAGAACGTAACTCCCGATCGAAAGACATTGGCTCCGCCAAAGCGCGCGGCGAAGATATCGAACCTTTGCGCCGGGAAGTCAACACCCTGGGTGAAAGACTGGATGCGGCCAAAGTTGAGCTGGAACAGATCCAGAGCGATATCCAGGCCATTGCGCTGACCATCCCTAATCTGCCCGACGATTGCGTACCGCTGGGTAAAGATGACTCCGAGAATCAGGAAGTGTTCCGCTGGGGCGAACCCCGTCAGTTCGATTTCCCGGTGCGCGACCATGTCGACCTCGGTGAACTATCCGGCGGTTTGAGCATGGCGCTGGGTGTGAAGCTGACCGGCTCCCGCTTCTCGGTGATGAAAGGCCAGGTTGCTCGTTTGCACCGCGCGCTGGCGCAGTTCATGCTTAACCTGCATACCGCCGAACATGGCTATGAAGAAGCCTACGTTCCTTATCTGGTCAACCATGCCACGCTGTATGGCACCGGCCAGTTGCCGAAATTCAAAGAAGATTTGTTCCATACTCGCCCGCTGGAAGAAGAAGCGGAAACCAGTAGCTATGCGTTGATCCCGACGGCGGAAGTGCCGCTGACCAACCTGGTGCGCGATGAAATTCTGGATGAAGAGTCTCTGCCGATCAAACTGACCGCGCATACGCCGTGTTTTCGCTCCGAGGCCGGGTCTTATGGCCGCGATATGCGCGGTTTGATTCGCGTGCATCAGTTCGACAAAGTGGAGATGGTGCAGATCGTTCGTCCGGAAGACTCCATGCAGGCGTTGGAAGAACTCACCGGGCATGCGGAAAAAGTGTTGCAGTTGCTGCAGTTGCCGTACCGCAAGGTGCTGCTGTGCACCGGGGATATGGGTTTTGGATCCTGCAAAACCTACGATCTGGAAGTCTGGCTGCCGGCCCAGAACACTTACCGTGAAATCTCTTCCTGCTCCAATATGGGGGATTTCCAGGCACGTCGGATGCAGGCTCGTTGCCGTGGCAAAGGCGACAAGAAAACCCGTCTGGTGCATACCCTGAACGGTTCAGGTCTGGCGGTTGGTCGTGCGCTGGTTGCCGTGCTGGAAAACTATCAGCAGGCCGATGGCCGTATCGAAGTGCCGGAAGTGCTGCGTCCGTATATGGGCGGGCTGGAGATCATCGGCTGA
- a CDS encoding DNA translocase FtsK 4TM domain-containing protein, producing MSQEYTEDKDVTLKTLSAGRRLLEAMLIVAALFAVYLAVALLSFSPSDPSWSQTAWHEPIHNLGGGAGAWLADTLFFIFGVLAYAIPPIMLSLCWAVHRSRSHEHIIDYFTLSLRLIGTLALILTSCGLAALNVDDIYYFASGGVLGSLLSSSMIPRFHNIGATMILLCVWATGLTLFTGWSWLTIAEKIGVAVMGCLTFFSTRRRDDDYHYDEADDDAVPDDTVDVVHANEPETDRRDETDDVLFSAPGIGAAASAAVQAQETENKARPDESTPRPDVPLPVIAHDSALSPADAPSSAEVPPSPATASVAPSASMQPAYTVSSVVSAALAAKASSEPAQPPAPSFNEPAPSFNEVADWHPLSVQPEDRISRVAASAAPAFAVPEPDSAVTPKTNTLFTPAFTTDENENPQVKRGMGPELPRPNPVRIPTRRELASYGIKLPSQRLAEQQAREAERHTHATQDETSIDLPRDADVSSVAETVAPDRMFDSQPALDDGEPLDNDEQQVLIQEAELRQAFMDQQRTRYGEEYAVAEEDEDALMQARLARDFAEQQKVRYEDETPPLASDVTTTAAWRQAPPVAASAPESSVEDEPSSATTMNARGAFAISPFADLVDEGPAEPLFTLPAQEEPDNEAPPFAPAVSAAASALHAQPEDKPASSLMNSLIHPFLMRNDQPLHTPTTPLPSLDLLTPPSVNDAPVDEFELEQMARLIEARLADYRVKASVVDYSPGPVITRFELDLAPGVKAARISNLARDLARSLSVVAVRIVEVIPGKPYVGLELPNQHRQTVFLREVLDCERFRDNPSPLAVVLGKDIAGAPVVADLAKMPHLLVAGTTGSGKSVGVNAMIISMLYKSTPDDVRFIMIDPKMLELSVYEGIPHLLTEVVTDMKDAANALRWCVGEMERRYKLMSALGVRNLSGYNERIMQAEAMGRPVPDPFWKPTDGMDTQPPVLEKLPYIVVMVDEFADLMMAVGKKVEELIARLAQKARAAGIHLVLATQRPSVDVITGLIKANIPTRIAFTVSSKIDSRTILDQGGAESLLGMGDMLYMAPNSSIPVRVHGAFVRDQEVHAVVQDWKARGRPQYIDNIVSGDDDGEGGGLGFDGDEDLDPLFDQAVAFVVEKRRASISGVQRQFRIGYNRAARIVEQMEMQGIVSSPGHNGNREVLAPPSME from the coding sequence TTGAGCCAGGAATACACCGAAGACAAAGACGTGACGCTGAAAACGCTCAGCGCGGGTCGACGCTTATTAGAAGCGATGCTTATCGTGGCAGCGCTGTTCGCCGTTTATCTGGCGGTCGCGCTGCTGAGTTTCAGCCCCTCGGATCCCAGCTGGTCGCAAACGGCCTGGCATGAACCGATTCACAACCTGGGCGGCGGGGCCGGCGCCTGGCTGGCGGATACCTTATTCTTTATATTCGGCGTGCTGGCGTATGCCATACCGCCGATAATGCTCTCCCTGTGCTGGGCGGTTCACCGGTCACGTAGTCATGAGCACATCATTGATTATTTCACCCTGTCGCTGCGCCTTATCGGGACATTGGCGTTGATCCTGACATCCTGTGGGCTGGCCGCGTTGAACGTCGACGACATCTACTATTTTGCTTCCGGCGGCGTGCTAGGCAGTTTGCTCAGCAGTTCAATGATCCCCCGATTTCACAATATCGGCGCCACCATGATCCTGCTGTGTGTGTGGGCGACCGGCTTGACGTTATTCACCGGTTGGTCGTGGTTGACCATCGCCGAAAAGATTGGCGTAGCGGTCATGGGATGCCTCACGTTCTTTTCCACCCGCCGTCGCGACGATGACTATCATTACGATGAAGCGGATGACGACGCGGTGCCGGATGATACGGTCGATGTTGTTCACGCCAACGAACCCGAGACTGACCGGCGTGACGAGACCGATGATGTACTGTTCTCTGCGCCCGGCATTGGCGCGGCGGCGTCCGCAGCGGTGCAAGCGCAGGAGACGGAGAATAAGGCTCGTCCCGATGAAAGCACGCCGCGGCCGGACGTTCCGCTCCCAGTCATCGCGCATGATTCGGCGCTGAGCCCGGCTGATGCGCCGTCTTCAGCCGAGGTACCGCCATCGCCCGCCACAGCATCGGTTGCGCCGTCCGCGTCGATGCAACCGGCGTATACGGTGTCGTCCGTGGTGTCGGCGGCGTTGGCCGCCAAAGCGTCGTCTGAGCCGGCGCAGCCGCCTGCGCCGTCGTTCAATGAACCTGCGCCATCGTTCAATGAAGTCGCAGACTGGCACCCGCTCAGCGTGCAGCCTGAGGATCGCATCTCTCGTGTCGCTGCATCGGCGGCACCCGCTTTTGCCGTTCCTGAGCCGGATTCTGCGGTGACACCGAAAACCAATACGTTGTTTACCCCCGCCTTTACAACGGATGAAAACGAAAATCCCCAGGTGAAACGGGGGATGGGGCCAGAGTTGCCGCGTCCAAATCCGGTGCGTATTCCTACCCGCCGCGAATTGGCGTCCTACGGTATCAAACTACCGTCCCAGCGTCTGGCAGAGCAGCAGGCGCGCGAGGCGGAACGGCATACCCACGCAACGCAGGACGAAACCTCAATCGACCTGCCGCGTGACGCTGATGTTTCGTCAGTCGCCGAAACCGTGGCGCCTGACAGAATGTTCGATAGCCAGCCCGCGTTGGATGATGGCGAACCGTTGGATAATGACGAACAACAGGTACTGATCCAGGAAGCCGAATTGCGTCAAGCGTTTATGGATCAACAACGTACCCGTTATGGCGAAGAGTACGCGGTAGCGGAGGAAGATGAGGATGCATTAATGCAGGCGCGTCTGGCCCGCGATTTCGCCGAACAGCAGAAGGTTCGCTACGAAGACGAGACGCCGCCGCTAGCTAGCGATGTTACGACGACGGCCGCGTGGCGACAGGCGCCGCCGGTGGCTGCTTCTGCGCCGGAATCGTCTGTAGAGGATGAGCCGTCTTCGGCAACAACCATGAATGCACGCGGCGCCTTCGCGATATCGCCGTTTGCCGATCTGGTGGATGAAGGCCCTGCCGAACCGCTGTTTACCTTGCCTGCTCAGGAAGAACCGGATAACGAGGCTCCACCGTTTGCCCCTGCCGTTTCAGCGGCGGCGTCGGCATTGCATGCGCAACCGGAAGACAAGCCGGCATCGTCGCTGATGAATAGCCTGATCCATCCCTTCCTGATGCGCAATGATCAGCCGTTGCATACGCCAACGACGCCGCTGCCTTCGCTGGATTTACTGACGCCGCCATCCGTCAACGATGCGCCGGTGGATGAATTTGAACTGGAGCAGATGGCGCGGCTGATTGAGGCGCGTCTGGCCGACTATCGCGTTAAAGCATCGGTGGTCGACTATTCGCCGGGGCCGGTAATCACCCGTTTTGAGCTGGATTTAGCGCCGGGGGTGAAGGCGGCGCGTATTTCCAACCTGGCGCGCGACCTTGCGCGTTCGCTGTCGGTGGTGGCGGTGCGTATCGTTGAAGTTATCCCCGGTAAACCGTATGTCGGCCTTGAATTGCCTAACCAGCACCGGCAGACCGTATTCCTGCGGGAAGTGCTGGACTGCGAACGGTTTCGTGATAACCCTTCGCCGCTGGCGGTAGTGCTGGGCAAAGATATCGCGGGTGCGCCGGTCGTGGCGGATTTGGCGAAAATGCCGCATCTGCTGGTGGCGGGCACCACGGGTTCCGGTAAGTCGGTCGGCGTCAATGCCATGATTATCAGCATGTTGTACAAGTCTACGCCGGACGATGTGCGGTTCATTATGATCGATCCGAAAATGCTGGAGCTGTCGGTTTATGAGGGCATCCCGCATCTGTTGACCGAAGTGGTGACTGATATGAAAGACGCCGCCAACGCCTTGCGCTGGTGCGTCGGTGAGATGGAGCGGCGTTACAAGTTGATGTCGGCGTTGGGTGTGCGCAATCTGAGCGGCTACAACGAACGGATTATGCAGGCGGAGGCGATGGGCCGTCCGGTGCCGGATCCGTTCTGGAAACCGACCGACGGCATGGATACCCAACCGCCGGTACTGGAGAAACTGCCGTACATTGTGGTGATGGTAGACGAATTCGCTGATCTGATGATGGCGGTGGGCAAGAAAGTTGAAGAGCTGATTGCCCGCCTGGCGCAGAAAGCGCGTGCCGCCGGTATTCATCTGGTGCTGGCGACGCAGCGTCCATCGGTGGATGTGATCACCGGCCTTATCAAAGCCAACATTCCGACCCGCATCGCTTTTACGGTGTCCAGTAAAATAGACTCTCGCACCATCCTCGATCAGGGGGGGGCCGAGTCGCTGCTGGGGATGGGCGACATGCTGTATATGGCGCCGAACTCTTCTATCCCGGTGCGCGTCCACGGCGCCTTTGTGCGTGATCAGGAAGTGCATGCGGTAGTGCAGGACTGGAAGGCCCGTGGGCGGCCGCAATATATCGACAATATCGTCAGCGGCGATGATGACGGTGAGGGCGGTGGCCTTGGTTTTGACGGCGATGAAGATCTTGACCCGCTGTTTGACCAGGCGGTGGCCTTCGTGGTGGAAAAACGCCGCGCCTCCATCTCCGGCGTGCAGCGCCAGTTCCGCATCGGCTACAACCGGGCGGCGCGTATCGTCGAGCAGATGGAAATGCAGGGGATCGTCAGCAGTCCGGGGCATAACGGCAACCGTGAAGTGCTGGCGCCGCCGTCGATGGAGTGA
- the lolA gene encoding outer membrane lipoprotein chaperone LolA — protein MKKWLMAGCLLSSVISGAALADAAGDLQSRLSKVNSFHAGFTQKVSGSDGGTVQEGQGELWVKRPNLFNWKTTAPDESLLVSDGKTLWFYNPFVEQATATWVKDATGNTPFILITRNDPKDWSKYNVTRNGDDFQLVPRAASGNLKQFAISVTGDGTIKGFTATEQDGQRSVYTLKNQQNGDVDSAKFHFTPPKNVTVDDQRQ, from the coding sequence CTGAAGAAATGGTTGATGGCCGGTTGCCTGTTGAGCAGCGTGATTTCCGGTGCGGCGTTGGCGGATGCCGCTGGCGATTTGCAGAGCCGCCTCAGCAAAGTGAACAGTTTCCATGCCGGTTTCACCCAGAAAGTGTCCGGCAGTGATGGCGGCACCGTGCAGGAAGGTCAAGGCGAGCTGTGGGTAAAACGTCCCAATCTGTTCAACTGGAAAACCACCGCGCCGGATGAAAGTCTGCTGGTGTCCGATGGCAAAACCCTGTGGTTCTATAATCCGTTTGTCGAGCAGGCAACGGCGACCTGGGTGAAAGACGCGACAGGCAATACACCGTTCATCCTGATTACCCGTAACGACCCGAAAGACTGGAGCAAGTACAACGTGACCCGTAACGGGGACGATTTCCAGCTGGTCCCGCGTGCCGCCAGCGGCAATCTGAAACAGTTCGCCATCAGTGTCACCGGCGACGGGACGATCAAGGGGTTCACCGCCACCGAACAGGATGGGCAACGTAGCGTTTATACGCTGAAAAATCAGCAAAATGGCGATGTGGATTCAGCAAAATTCCACTTTACGCCGCCGAAAAACGTCACGGTGGACGATCAACGTCAGTGA
- a CDS encoding replication-associated recombination protein A has translation MSNLSLDFSSHQFQPLAARMRPTTLAQYIGQQHLLGPGKPLPRAIEAGQLHSMILWGPPGTGKTTLAELIGRYGEADVERISAVTSGIKDIREAVERARQNRNAGRRTILFVDEVHRFNKSQQDAFLPHIEDGTVTFIGATTENPSFELNSALLSRARVYLLKSLDTADIEQVLAQAMVDRERGLGGQHIVLPDETRRLLAELVNGDARRALNLLEMMADMAEVDADGQRVLTPALLKAVSGERSARFDNKGDRYYDLISAVHKSVRGSAPDAALYWYARIITAGGDPLYVARRLLAIASEDVGNADPRAMQVAIAAWDCFTRVGPAEGERAIAQAIVYLACAPKSNAVYTAFKAAMRDAKDKPDYDVPAHLRNAPTSLMKEMGLGAEYRYAHDETNAYAAGEVYFPPEMAETRYYQPTSRGLEAKIGEKLAWLAAQDQNSPTKRYR, from the coding sequence GTGAGCAATCTGTCTCTCGATTTTTCCAGTCATCAATTTCAGCCGTTGGCCGCCCGTATGCGGCCGACCACGCTGGCGCAATACATCGGTCAGCAACATCTGTTGGGGCCGGGCAAGCCGTTGCCGCGCGCTATTGAGGCCGGGCAATTGCACTCCATGATCTTGTGGGGGCCGCCGGGCACCGGCAAAACCACGCTGGCGGAATTGATTGGCCGTTATGGTGAGGCGGATGTCGAACGCATCTCGGCGGTGACGTCCGGCATTAAGGACATTCGAGAAGCGGTCGAGCGGGCGCGCCAGAATCGTAATGCCGGGCGCAGAACCATTCTGTTTGTGGATGAAGTGCACCGTTTTAACAAAAGCCAGCAGGATGCTTTTCTGCCCCATATCGAAGATGGAACGGTGACGTTTATCGGCGCCACCACGGAAAACCCCTCATTTGAACTCAACTCGGCGTTGCTCTCGCGAGCGCGCGTTTATCTGTTGAAATCGCTGGATACCGCCGATATTGAACAGGTGCTGGCGCAGGCGATGGTTGATCGCGAACGTGGGCTAGGCGGGCAACACATTGTACTGCCGGATGAGACCCGCCGCCTGTTAGCGGAACTGGTGAACGGCGACGCGCGTCGGGCGCTGAATCTGCTGGAAATGATGGCGGATATGGCCGAGGTCGACGCCGACGGGCAGCGTGTCCTGACGCCGGCGCTGTTGAAAGCGGTGTCCGGCGAGCGCAGCGCCCGTTTCGATAACAAAGGCGACCGTTACTACGATCTGATCTCCGCCGTGCATAAATCGGTGCGCGGTTCTGCGCCGGATGCCGCGCTGTATTGGTATGCCCGCATTATCACCGCCGGCGGCGATCCGCTGTATGTGGCGCGTCGTTTGCTGGCCATTGCCTCGGAAGATGTGGGCAATGCCGATCCGCGTGCTATGCAGGTGGCGATCGCCGCCTGGGATTGCTTTACCCGCGTTGGGCCTGCCGAAGGCGAGCGGGCCATTGCGCAGGCGATTGTTTATCTGGCCTGCGCACCGAAAAGTAATGCGGTGTACACCGCCTTCAAGGCCGCCATGCGCGATGCGAAGGATAAACCGGATTACGATGTTCCGGCCCATCTGCGCAATGCGCCGACATCGTTGATGAAAGAGATGGGGCTGGGGGCTGAATATCGTTACGCCCATGATGAAACCAACGCTTACGCGGCGGGGGAGGTCTACTTCCCGCCGGAAATGGCAGAAACGCGCTATTATCAGCCGACATCCCGTGGGTTAGAGGCCAAAATCGGCGAAAAGCTGGCCTGGCTTGCTGCACAGGATCAAAATAGCCCGACAAAACGCTACCGCTAA
- the cydD gene encoding heme ABC transporter permease/ATP-binding protein CydD — MKDTRQRELLRWLRQQSKLAHRWLRLSLLLGIISGLLIVAQAWLMASLLHALMIDHTPRPALTPLFLWLAAAFMLRAAVSWMRERVGFRCGLAVRRQVRRQVLDRLQQLGPAWIQGKPAGSWASLILEQVDNMQDYYARYLPQMYLAALIPVLILAVVFPVNWAAGLILFLTAPLIPLFMALVGMGAADANRRNFQALARLSGHFLDRLRGLDTLRLFHRGHTEIDSIRQASEDFRGRTMDVLRMAFLSSGVLEFFASVSIAVVAVYFGFSYLGELHFGSYGTAVTLFAGFLVLILAPEFFQPLRDLGTFYHAKAQAIGAAEALHRFLTTEGEAVGNGQTHFHSVQPVEIVAENLMLHSPTGKTLAGPLTFHLQAGQRVALVGTSGSGKTSLLNVLLGFLPYRGSLTVNGQELNTLSLTAWRKHLSWVGQNPHLPAATLRQNITLGRPDISETAVQQALERACVQEFLPHLPQGLDTTIGDGAARLSVGQAQRVAVARALLHPCQLLLLDEPAASLDAHSEQLVMHALNQAALRQTTLLITHQLQDIQHYDEIWVMDNGQLVQRGHFAELSRTVGPFADLLAQRHGEL; from the coding sequence ATGAAAGACACCCGACAACGCGAACTGCTGCGCTGGCTCAGACAGCAAAGCAAACTGGCGCACCGCTGGCTACGACTCTCACTGCTGCTGGGGATCATCAGCGGCCTGCTTATCGTCGCTCAGGCCTGGCTGATGGCGTCGCTGCTGCATGCGCTGATGATCGACCACACACCCCGCCCAGCGCTGACGCCCTTGTTTCTGTGGCTGGCGGCGGCTTTTATGTTGCGGGCTGCGGTCAGTTGGATGCGGGAGCGCGTCGGCTTTCGCTGCGGTCTGGCGGTACGGCGCCAGGTTCGCCGCCAGGTGCTTGACCGGCTACAGCAGTTGGGGCCGGCCTGGATTCAGGGCAAACCCGCCGGAAGCTGGGCTAGCCTGATTCTGGAACAGGTCGACAATATGCAGGACTACTACGCCCGTTACCTGCCGCAAATGTATCTGGCCGCACTGATTCCAGTGCTGATTCTGGCGGTCGTTTTCCCGGTGAACTGGGCGGCCGGGCTGATTCTGTTTCTTACCGCGCCGCTGATTCCGCTGTTTATGGCGCTGGTCGGCATGGGCGCCGCCGATGCGAACCGCCGCAATTTTCAGGCGCTGGCGCGGCTAAGCGGTCACTTTCTCGATCGGCTGCGCGGGCTGGACACACTACGGCTGTTTCATCGCGGCCACACGGAAATCGACAGTATCCGTCAGGCTTCGGAGGATTTTCGCGGCCGGACGATGGACGTGCTGCGCATGGCGTTCTTGTCATCCGGCGTGCTGGAGTTTTTCGCGTCGGTATCCATCGCCGTGGTGGCGGTATATTTCGGTTTTTCCTACCTCGGCGAGTTGCATTTCGGCAGCTATGGCACGGCGGTGACGCTGTTTGCAGGGTTTCTGGTACTGATCCTCGCTCCGGAGTTCTTTCAGCCGCTGCGTGATCTCGGGACTTTTTATCACGCCAAGGCCCAAGCCATCGGCGCGGCCGAAGCGCTCCACCGTTTTCTGACCACCGAAGGCGAGGCCGTCGGCAACGGCCAGACGCACTTTCACAGCGTTCAGCCGGTAGAGATTGTGGCGGAAAACCTTATGCTGCATTCGCCAACCGGCAAGACGCTGGCCGGGCCGCTCACGTTTCATCTGCAGGCCGGCCAACGTGTCGCGTTGGTGGGCACCAGCGGGTCGGGCAAGACTTCGCTGCTGAATGTGCTGCTCGGTTTCCTGCCTTACCGCGGCTCGCTGACAGTCAATGGGCAGGAGCTGAATACACTCTCCCTGACCGCGTGGCGCAAACATTTAAGCTGGGTCGGCCAAAACCCTCATCTGCCGGCCGCCACCCTCCGGCAAAACATCACGCTGGGGCGTCCCGATATCAGCGAAACAGCGGTACAGCAGGCGCTGGAACGGGCCTGCGTGCAGGAGTTTCTCCCCCATCTGCCCCAAGGGCTGGATACCACGATCGGCGACGGCGCGGCGCGTCTGTCCGTCGGTCAGGCGCAGCGGGTAGCGGTGGCGCGTGCGTTGCTCCACCCATGCCAGCTGTTATTGCTGGATGAACCCGCCGCCAGTCTGGATGCGCACAGCGAACAACTGGTGATGCATGCGCTCAATCAGGCGGCGTTACGGCAAACCACCCTGCTGATCACTCACCAACTGCAGGATATTCAACATTATGACGAAATCTGGGTGATGGATAACGGTCAGCTGGTGCAACGCGGTCACTTTGCTGAATTAAGCCGGACGGTAGGCCCGTTCGCCGACTTGCTGGCCCAGCGTCATGGAGAACTGTAA